The following is a genomic window from Calypte anna isolate BGI_N300 chromosome 7, bCalAnn1_v1.p, whole genome shotgun sequence.
ctacaactccctgaaaggaggttggagccaggggggagttggtctcttttcccaggcaactctcagcaagacaagagggcagggtctcaagttgtgccgggggaggtttaggttggagatgagaaagaatttctttatggagagagtgatcagagattggaatgggctgcccagggaagtagtggattctccgtgtctggagctctttcaaaagagcctggatgtggcactcagtgccatggtctagcaaccgcaacggtggttcaagggttggactcgatgatctctgaggtcccttccaacccagccaattctatcattctatgattcatattTTAAGAATTAGCTTCCATATATAGTTAATGGAAGTTATAGTTAGTTATAGTCATAGGAAGTATATAGTTAATGGAATTCACACTCATGAATGTGGGTTACTTTATCCCCTTAGCAGAACATTCTTGACAAACAGTATATTTGGGAAAATTGCTTTCCAACAGCTTTGTGTATTTCCTTAAATAGGAATCAACTTCTTGCGTCTTAAAACACAAAGACATAACATACTTTAGATGTATAAACCAGtacaataataattataataataatacaagATATATTTGggattccttttctttttcagtgttacCTCTAACTCATTTTGCTGACTTTTTGTTGATAAAGgattctttttcctcattataaagcaaaaaactgattttcttaTAAATAAATTCATTCAGAATTACACTGCACAATGTCAGAAGACAATCTTCTTTGGAATCTACCACACTGCAGCAACAGAACACCCAAATCATTGTAGAATTACCAATATTTTGGCcagtaggagaaaaaaaaaaaaaaagaaagaaatcttgaagatgaaaatgctgacagatttttaactgaaactcaagagtaaagaaagaaaaaaaaagggaaaaatcatcTTAATCTCACAAGCATGGAATTAGACATGAAACCAGTCAGATGACATCTATTTAAAATTCATCAGACCACTGAATCAGATTCTTTCCTCtatttcaaaatacatgaaGTCTGTCCTTaatctttttcagaaatgtgcAGCTTAAAGCTCAGCTCCATTGTGCTACCTGTAACATTTTCTACTCAGCACAAGCATTACCTACATCATAATGTGTCCACAGCTGCAACCCAGCTGAGCTGATGCGGAAAACACTCGAGAAGAACTGTTCCTTCTCAAAGTATTCTGGAATCTGAACATCTTCTGCCAGAACAGGAAACTGCTTTCTGATATCTGCAatatcctgaaaagaaaaaggacttcACTCTCAGAGAACCACGTATGCAGACTGAAATAAGGGACCACTTCATTGTCATTTACCATTGTATGAAGCACGGGGCTAGAAGCTCAGCACTGGCGAGCAGCTGAAGCTGCAATGATTTCTGGTGGTTACTCTTACAGCACTGACTTAGCAGACATCAGGGCTACTAGAAATCACACTGAAGAAGCAAGAGATCATCAGAAATCCCTTTATGTTAGTTTACAACAAAAGCTAAAGAATGGGAGGTGAGGAATGCACTCCTCAGTGGTCGTCTGAGCTCTTGTGTAACACAAGTGTACTTCAGACACTTAGGCTTAAATATTCAGACCAAAATCCAGCCAGATTCATGGGCCAAGTGACCATAAACAAGCTCTATGCCAGTACAACACAGCCagcaggcttttaaaaatactcctaccctgctgctggagcccaggGGACCTGTCACCTGGAGTAACTCACCTTCCTGGCATCTTCCCCCACGGAGCGCAGGTAGTACTTCTCATCctgaaaacaagacaaaaaggGAGAGAGCTGCTGATTTGTTGGTGTTTGTctgggctttatttttaaacgaattacaaatacatttaaacaaaaagccCAGATTTTCTCATTCATCTGATGCAGGGCTTCCTTAGTACAAATAAATGGTATTTGGGAactgagctgctttgctttcctgcctttgctctgctgctccctgctgttcACCTCAAGAAACAGGAACACGACGTTAATTTTAACTGGGGAGagtggaagagggaaggagggagagactTGGTAACTACTTTAGCGTTTTTGTTACTCAAAATTAACAACTTTGTTACTCAAGATTAACAACAAATGCAGGTTACAGTTTAAATTCTGCTGAACACTGCTGCAGGCAGCTATGTCAGCTGGCTTCAAAACTCGGAGCATTCTCTGCAGCCCAAAGCATGGCTGCATTCCAAACTGTTTGCTTTCCCATCATTTACCTGAAAAATCCCTACTTTGGACACTGTGACACAAAGACAGCCAGGCATTTGCCACAAAAAATTGTGTTACAATGAAGCTCTGTCTCTATTTTGCTAAGGGGTGTAACCAAACTCTAAAATATCTTCATGATGCTTTCTTGCAGAATACCTGAATAATAGTTACTATCCTAAAGAAAGGTTTCATATGTCAATTTTATGCTGGAATTGTTTCTCCTCTGAGCAGCTTTTGTTAACAGAAAGAGGACCACTGGAGCTAACTACTACACACAGAAAGcaacttctgaaaaaattatcttttccccACATTTCTTCCCCTGGTTCCGAGCCACACAGAACAGGTAAATCCAAGACCAAGAGCTTTACTGGAGTGAGACCTTCAAATTGTAAACCATCATTTTCCCCTCTATATGCTGGCAAAATAAACATTAGAAGGAAAACACTAGAAGCACAGTGTTGCTAAGGAAATTACCTCAGAAAGAAAGTACTCCTTGTGCTTGACTTCAGCTGCTCTTCGGACAAACACGTCAAAAGGCAGAGTTctgaaagacaaatatttaaatttatacaACAAATCAAGGTAGCAGCACGTGGTCTAAATGCCAGGCTTAAAATCTGAAGCTCTTTGACCATCTCTAGACTGAAGGGCTGGCTATGGAAAGGGCCAAAGCTTCCTGAATTTccagggaaaaaggggaaagccTGTGAGCTCAGGGTAAGGGGTATTAAgagtaagaaacaaaacagagcagggaaaatGAAATGTGGTGATGGGTAAAGCCACCTAAATATTCCCTCACCTCAAAGATTCAGAAGTTCCTCATGCAGAACAGAGCATGATTCTATTATAAAGGTGTTTATTCCCCTCAACAGGCTCCACTCCACTTGCAGCTTGCTTGGACTTTCAGCCTCTGCCTCCTTAGAAGCTGAGCACATCTTGTCCccactcagggaaaaaaacaactgaaattaAGGCATTTTACCCTTGAAAAACACCACATCAGATGAGGGAATGTTTGGGCAGCCCCACCAGAGGAACTTCAAAGGGAATCAGGAGTTTATGTGGCCCACAGGAAGGTCAAGGAGGTGGTGAGAGCTGTGGTACCCAGTAGCTGGAGCATCACGGGGGCTGCAGAGGGCAGTTCTGAAAGGAGTTTGGGTTTGATCAGTACCAGCCCTGCAGAGTGGGGCTGCAAGCCTGCCACACACCAGCACTCAAGAGCCAGAAACCACCAGAAACCACCACTACTGAGTAACACTGAAAAAGCACCATGTAACAGGAATGAAAGAGCCACTTAGTGGAATAAGATACCACTTAGTATCAAggagattttttgtttgcttttttttttttaataacaccAGCAAGCACCAGGCTCACATTTCCAACAAGAGTGCTCTGCCAAAACACAACACTCCTTCATGCCATCACTTCCAAGGCCCTGTTTGGCCCCTTCTTTTCACCCTTGCAGTTCAGGGTGTTGAGAGATTTGTGGAAtgaaaagaggagggggaaatcAAGGACAGCACTTGGATACAGAATTTAAAGTTTGCACAAAGTATCTTCATGTTTTAACCCTGGGTtccacacagctgctctgcatGTCTGAAAGTCACAAGCACCTCTAAAACACAAGAGCCTTTGGAATGAAGTACCTATACACAAAGTTCTTACTGAGGAAATCCATCTGTGGCACCCCAGAAACATGAATCTTTACTGCTTTGGATCCTTCAGCTTGGCTCAGGTAATCCACTGTCCATTTGGTGGTGCAAGGGCCCAGCTCCAGTCCTGTCAGCACCACAGGCTTCCTCTGagggaaaacaacagcaaaataactCAGTGTTGGAGCACTGGTAGCATCcagtggaaaaaattaaaaataaagttagtTTTTCAAAGTAAATGCAAAGAATGCTGGGACTGGCAACACCAAATTGCAACTGATCTGCTCACAAGTGAACAAAGTGAATCAGAATGCTGaacactgaaacaaaatgcAATAAATCATGGGACTGTTTCTCTATTTACCACttcccagcaggacagggaaaaATCCTGAGAGACCAAGACACCTCAAACATGATCTTTGTGCTGGGGAATCCACAGGCAGCCTAGGGAACACCTCTGGGCATCCTGGGCAGGGCTCAGCAGCACCAAAGATCacagagctgaggagcagaCTGTGAGGTCTGGTGGTGTGAGATGTTCTCACCAAAGAAACTCTTTCATCTCAAGCCTCCTTGAAGCTGACAGCCACAAAGAGAATCATGCAGAAtggttctggttggaaaagtcCTTTGAGAAggttttaaagtctttttttggGAAGGTCCCTCTGTACTCAGGACTgttgaggccacaccttgagtgctgtgtccagttttgggcacctGAATGTAAGAGAGATCCTGAGGTGCTGGGGTGAGTGCAGAGGAGGAaaccaagctggggaagggccTGGGGAATAAATCTTCTGGAGAAAGAATGAAGGAGCTGGAACTGTTTAGTTTGAGGAAGAAGAAGCTgaggggttggaccagatgaggTTGGTtctggtctcttctcacaggtCATGAGTGACAGAACAATAGGGAATGGCTTCAAACTACACCAGGGCAGGTTTAGACtgaacaggagggaaaaaaatctcacagaGAGTGGCCAGACACTGGActaggctgcccagggaagtggtggagtccccagccctggctgtgtTTGAGGGTCACTTAGATGTTGGGGTGTTGGGGGATGTGGTTTAGGGgagagtagggatgatggttggacttggtgatcccaagggtcttttccaacctgaaagattctgtgatttttttccctttcaagaCCTGTAAGAAACAAGTTTGTTctagcacacacacaaatcaaGGTTGGAATCAGATGAAGGGTTGGACCAAATAAGCCTTGAAGTCCATTCCAACCCGgcattctacgattctatgaaaCCAATACAAAGACATTTTTGCTTGGATTAAAGAAGGAAACGGTGATGACCAAGCGACAAAACCAGCAACCACGCTTTTTTTTAACCAATCCCAAGGCAAAAGAGCCgagagagctcagctccagaGCTCCCCAGCACCTGAGGTCACAGCTCTGCCAGCGTCACCTCCGGACTCACCACACCTCACGGCAAACCCCCAGAGGCCGCTCTGCCAGGCGAGGAGGTGCCACAGGgctccctctgccttccctcgCCCCTCAGCGCCCTCCCATCCCCTCACAGCCCGCAGCCCCGGGCCCGCCGCCGCACTGCAGCCCCGGGAGGcccaggagaggggagcagagccctACCTGGGGGTAGATGTCTCTCAGGAACTCCTCCCGTCCTACCCCGGCCCGCCGCACCACCGGTACCACCGATACCACCGGTACCGCCGGCACCTCCCGCCGCTCCATCGCCTCTCCCGCCCCGCCGCTGCCGCGCGTCCCTTCCGCTGCTCCCCCCGGGAACAACAGCTCTCACAGAAACGTTCCtatctcctcttctttcttgccAGGGATCCCTGCTTTCTCAGGGATGTAGATCCCTGAGCGATCCTCTGAGGTAATTCTCGGAACCGCCGCTCTCCTGGATCCCCATGCTGTCGGAGGACGCCCTGCCGAGACGGGAACGATCAGCGTCGGCTCGGTTTCCCTCCGGGCGGTTGTGGCAGCGTGCCGGGGCGGGAGGCGGCCATCATGGCGCTGCGCGCTGCCGCCGCccgctgctgcctcctgacgCGGGCCCTGGCGGGGCCGGGGGTCTCTCGGCTCCCTCTGCCGCCCCCCGCAGCCGCCTCAGCCCCGTCGCTCTTCGGGTCCCGCCGGTTCCGCCCGTCCGCGCGGTTCGCCAGTAGCGGGGGTCAGGGCGCGGAGCCTGAGGGCCCGCAGCGgcgggtggtggtggtgaggatCACCAGCCCCTTCGCCTGGCTCCGCACACGCTTCTATTACCTCCTCATCCGCCTCTACTTCGACCAGGAGTTCAGCATCGAGGAGTTCACCCGGGGGGCCAAGCAGGtgaggagaggggcagaggggaaaggagCCCGGGCCCGGGACCCCCGGGGGGTTGGAGCCTGAGGGGATCTTCCctcagga
Proteins encoded in this region:
- the TYW5 gene encoding tRNA wybutosine-synthesizing protein 5 — encoded protein: MERREVPAVPVVSVVPVVRRAGVGREEFLRDIYPQRKPVVLTGLELGPCTTKWTVDYLSQAEGSKAVKIHVSGVPQMDFLSKNFVYRTLPFDVFVRRAAEVKHKEYFLSEDEKYYLRSVGEDARKDIADIRKQFPVLAEDVQIPEYFEKEQFFSSVFRISSAGLQLWTHYDVMDNFLIQVTGKKRVVLYSPRDAPYLYLSGSKSEVLDVDNPDLEKYPLFGKAKRYQCLLEAGDVLFIPALWFHNVISEEFGVALNVFWKHLPAESYDKSDTYGNKDPTAASRAIQILDRALKTLEELPEEYRDFYARRMVLRIQEKAYRDDYG